One Triticum dicoccoides isolate Atlit2015 ecotype Zavitan chromosome 4B, WEW_v2.0, whole genome shotgun sequence genomic window carries:
- the LOC119294838 gene encoding protein POLLEN DEFECTIVE IN GUIDANCE 1-like, whose product MSLRSGGRKLSFELLSSGLTAANDAADDDASPRSLPETSSDGQRRRKRRSKRKRGALQSPPIAEEEPRVDAHPPAALRVADLMPVVEKVCQASDAERSAASCVAYVGVELRQRNVAGNGRAVTFAEDAASSCGSSSRESAAAAAAAVPDAIDPARRPEANGVVKKLEKDESLDWEKYIKENSNVLGEVERRDNSPFRYFIGEMYSGNSLRSTIAVGNDKKRQRVYNTMFHVPWRCERLIVAGFFVCLDSFLSLLTIMPARIVMTVWRILKTRQFLRPNAADLSDYGCFVVLALGVASLQMIDISLIYHVIRGQGTIKLYVVYNVLEIFDKLCQSFGEDVLQVLFNSAEGLSTCSTDRVTFELLRFLLDGAIAVLAFVVHSFVLLAQAITLSTCIIAHNNALLALLVSNNFAEIKSNVFKKVSKENLHNLVYYDIIERFHITAFLLFVLAQNILEAEGPWFDSFLINASYVFMCEVLIDAIKHSFLAKFNEIKPVAYSEFLEDLSKQILNEQPDDRQKDLTFIPLAPACVVIRVLTPVYATLLPAGPFIWRIFWILLWSVLTYFMLAIFKILVGLILRCLATWYINLRLTRKQHAD is encoded by the exons ATGTCACTCCGATCCGGCGGCCGCAAGCTCTCGTTCGAGCTCCTCTCCAGCGGCCTCACCGCCGCCAACGACGCCGCCGACGACGACGCGTCCCCGCGCTCCCTCCCCGAGACCTCCTCCGATGGCCAGCGCCGCCGCAAGAGGCGCTCCAAACGCAAGCGGGGGGCTCTCCAGAGCCCCCCGATCGCGGAGGAGGAGCCGCGCGTGGACGCCCACCCGCCCGCCGCGCTCAGGGTAGCGGATCTGATGCCCGTGGTGGAGAAGGTCTGCCAGGCCTCGGACGCGGAGCGGTCCGCGGCGAGCTGCGTGGCCTACGTCGGCGTGGAGCTGAGGCAGAGGAACGTGGCCGGGAATGGGAGGGCGGTGACGTTCGCCGAGGACGCGGCCAGCAGCTGCGGAAGCAGCTCGCGTgaaagcgccgccgccgccgccgccgcggtgccGGATGCGATTGACCCGGCCCGGCGGCCCGAGGCGAACGGTGTCGTGAAGAAACTGGAGAAGGATGAGTCGCTGGACTGGGaaaagtacatcaaggagaacagcaACGTTCTCGGAG AAGTCGAGCGCCGTGACAATTCACCATTCAGATACTTCATTGGAGAAATGTATAGCGGCAATTCGCTTAGGAGTACAATTGCAGTGGGTAATGACAAAAAGCGACAGCGGGTCTACAACACTATGTTTCATGTGCCTTGGAGATGTGAACGG CTAATTGTCGCAGGATTCTTTGTCTGCTTGGATTCATTTTTGTCTTTGCTCACCATTATGCCTGCAAGAATTGTGATGACAGTTTGGCGAATTCTGAAAACCAG GCAGTTTCTTCGGCCAAATGCTGCTGATTTATCAGATTATGGATGTTTTGTAGTTCTAGCCCTAGGAGTTGCTTCTTTGCAAATGATAG ATATTAGTTTGATTTACCATGTCATTCGTGGCCAGGGCACGATCAAGCTCTATGTGGTATACAACGTACTAGAG ATCTTTGACAAACTATGTCAATCATTTGGCGAGGATGTGTTGCAAGTTTTGTTCAACTCAGCTGAGGGACTGTCAACGTGTTCAACTGACAGGGTCACATTCGAACTGTTGCGGTTCCTTTTGGATGGGGCTATTGCTGTCCTCGCATTTG TTGTGCATTCATTTGTCCTCTTAGCCCAAGCTATCACCCTGTCAACATGTATTATTGCCCATAACAATGCACTATTGGCTCTTTTGGTGTCCAATAATTTTGCCGAGATTAAAAGCAATGTATTTAAGAAAGTTAGCAAAGAGAACCTTCACAATCTGGTTTACTATG ATATCATTGAGAGGTTTCACATCACAGCATTTTTACTGTTTGTACTAGCTCAAAATATCTTGGAAGCAGAGGGGCCATGGTTTGACAGTTTTCTTATT AATGCCTCCTATGTATTTATGTGTGAAGTACTTATTGATGCTATCAAGCATTCATTCCTTGCAAAATTTAATGAGATAAAGCCAGTTGCTTATTCAGAGTTTCTGGAAGACTTGTCCAAGCAG ATATTGAATGAGCAACCTGATGACCGCCAGAAAGATCTAACATTCATCCCCCTTGCCCCTGCTTGTGTG GTAATTCGTGTGCTGACTCCAGTGTATGCCACCCTGCTTCCTGCTGGGCCGTTTATCTGGAGAATATTCTGGATCTTGCTCTGGTCAGTTCTGACCTATTTTATGCTCGCCATCTTCAAGATACTAGTGGGATTGATACTGCGTTGCCTCGCGACTTGGTATATCAATCTACGTCTCACAAGAAAACAGCATGCGGACTGA